One Glycine soja cultivar W05 chromosome 7, ASM419377v2, whole genome shotgun sequence genomic window, ATGGCCACTTTtgctttcctttttctctctctctacacAATTCTAGAGAAAGAATGGCTTCCACGAAGCAAACAAACAGATTCttccacaataataataataatatacattaAAAGCAAAACAAGTTGAGCAACCAAAGAAAAAACCAATTCCATGACCACTAAtttctaacaaaatattttaatttgctcCTCCTCTTTCGCCCCCTTCTCcctctctctattttttttttctttcccgctTTTTCATagcaaaacgaaaaagaaaaccCTAGAACGGGAGAGATTTCATTCCCCAAAAAATCTCTTCCTTCTCTCTCCTCATTTCTGAGTTCCCAACTTTCCTCACCTGAGGTCAGAATCATACAATAATTCCTTTCTGTTTTCAGTTTCTTATTACAATTCAATTGGATGATGATTATTGAGTCTAATAATTTTGAACAGATCTGGTGTGACGTGCATCACAATTGAATCGAATTGAAATTTGTTGTCGTGGTTGCAGCAAGGAATGCCGCTGGTATTAGCGAAAAGCGATTCGATCCAGATTCGCGAGGTATGGAACGATAACCTGGAAGAGGAGTTCGCGTTGATTCGCGAAATTGTGGACGATTACCCTTACATCGCCATGGACACGGAGTTTCCAGGGATCGTTCTCCGACCTGTGGGGAATTTCAAGAACAGCTACGATTACCATTACCAAACCCTAAAGGACAACGTCGACATGCTCAAACTCATCCAATTGGGCCTCACTTTCTCCGACGAGCACGGCAACCTTCCCACGTGCGGCGACGAATCCGGCACGTGCTGCATCTGGCAATTCAACTTTCGCGAATTCAACGTTAACGAGGACGTCTTCGCCAACGACTCCATCGAGCTCTTGCGGCAGAGCGGGATTGATTTCAAGAGGAACAACGAAAACGGCATCGACGCCCACCGTTTCGGGGAGCTTCTCATGTCCTCCGGGATCGTCTTGAATGACAACGTTCATTGGGTTACTTTCCACAGCGGTTACGATTTCGGGTACTTGTTGAAGCTCTTGACGTGTCAGGATTTGCCCGATACACAAGTGGGCTTCTTCAATTTGATAAACATGTATTTCCCAACTGTGTACGACATAAAACACCTCATGAAGTTTTGCAACAGCCTCCATGGAGGCTTGAACAAGCTTGCCGAGTTGTTGGAGGTCGAGAGGGTTGGGATTTGCCATCAGGCCGGTTCCGATAGCTTGCTCACTTCCTGTACATTCAGGAAATTGAAGGACAATTTCTTTAGTGGCTCCTTGGAGAAGTATGCAGGTGTCTTGTATGGGTTAGGTGTTGAGAATGGACAGGGTTCTCattgagaaggaaaaaaaaaacaaataaaaaatgaaattagaaaaaaaaaaaaaaaaacttggtagATCTCTCTTTGTTTGAGCTGCTGTATATCTGGCGTAATACCAATTTCTATTAATTTAAACCTTTGGCATTAAGTGTCTTTACTAATACTCCCTCTTTGTTACTTACTACTTTATCTTGTGTTGTGTGTGCCTAACTCTCTGGCTTTGATTATCCTTTTTCCTGTATCTGTGTTGTTGCTTGCTTTTGATGTGAATTTGTAGGCTAACATGAAGCAAGTCAGGCTTGTTTCTGTGTTATTTGCTTGTTTTAGACATGAATTTGCAGGCTAACATGCATCCTGGATGTCAATCAAAACACGCACTTCATCTTCTAGCCAATGAATTCGGTGTCACTATGATCagaattggtttattttttcaGGGAACGGATGGGGGAAGACAGTTGTTCAGAGTCAGCAATTGGTTTTCCAACTATTTCTGGTCTCGGCACGTACCTTAAAAATGTTATCCGTGTCTTATGATTTCTTGGTAGTTGAGCTCATATAACATCAAAGGAACTAAACTGTTtggtgtttttcttttatatttttattatttgaagaaagaaaataattatgctGTTACGTTAATATACTTCCTAGTATATCATTGGTGTATATCAAACTTAGAATGACAACTGATAACTATTTTGGAAGAACTTTTGCATCAGATAGAAGAGGAGGTAAAGCATTGACTTGCAATTGGAGGTGTAGCAAcagcttatattaattttacttcATAGCTTTGCTGCTTTAACTAACGACTTATCCTTTGGTTTGATTAGAATTTTGAGACCAAAAAATGCTGTTTGATAAGGTGGAAGGAAGTATTTCTTTCTTTGGTGGTTGTTTCACCGAggccttgtttttattttacttttgtgcCAATTCAACAGTAAAACATACAAGCTGTTCATTGGTTTTTTAGTAGGACATTCATGTTTATACCATTGCTAGAGCATAAGGAGAAAATCCTCTGTAATAAAAAAGGTGGCCATAAGTTCTGCTGGTGTTTTTAGTGTACCATGAAGGACATTGTTCTCGTCAATAAAAAATGGTTTCCTCTTGTTTGTTAACCTGCTTTGTCTGTAGGATGTTGGCGTCAACACAAGACTAAAATGCCATGCAATGAATTGTGAACGATTGCGCTCAATGCACTCTTCCTTGATGTTGTCTTGTTTAGTTTTTAAGATATTCAATAATGCAGATTGAATGACTCGTATTTTGATCACAGCAAAATCAGATTTGAAACATGAACTTGAATGTGAATAGTCTAATTTTTAGACAACGGTTTCAATTTTGATAACTGCACCAAATGCACCAATTCCTTTCTGCATAAAATCTGGGTACGCTAGCGtcgtcttcttttttttcttttttctttttttttttaagataaacttGTCAAATTCAATCAACTTAAAATGGCCAGATGCCTTATATCACGCTAGCTTGAAAGCCTAGCTTTTATGATTCTTATAAAAGTTGTCATATGGAATGCGATTGATTTGCGAATCTTTGTTTGTTAAGgccattgaagaaaaataaacacttattaaattaaacaattaaagaTGAAAAAGGTTGTGTTAATAAATGTTCTTTCTTATTATAACCTTTTTCatctttaattctttaaaataaatttaaagaactaaTAGTAAGaaagtcattttattttagcaTACATTTCCATCTTGAAAATGAGT contains:
- the LOC114418061 gene encoding probable CCR4-associated factor 1 homolog 7 codes for the protein MPLVLAKSDSIQIREVWNDNLEEEFALIREIVDDYPYIAMDTEFPGIVLRPVGNFKNSYDYHYQTLKDNVDMLKLIQLGLTFSDEHGNLPTCGDESGTCCIWQFNFREFNVNEDVFANDSIELLRQSGIDFKRNNENGIDAHRFGELLMSSGIVLNDNVHWVTFHSGYDFGYLLKLLTCQDLPDTQVGFFNLINMYFPTVYDIKHLMKFCNSLHGGLNKLAELLEVERVGICHQAGSDSLLTSCTFRKLKDNFFSGSLEKYAGVLYGLGVENGQGSH